Below is a genomic region from Pseudomonadota bacterium.
ACCTACGATGCCTACGGTCAGTTTGAAACGGTTACCGATGCCCTGAACAACGTCACAACCTACGAGTATGACCAGTTCGGCAACCAAACGGCGGTGATCGATACCCTGACAAACCGAAGCGAGTTCACCTACGATGGGGTCGGGCGGAAGTTGACCGAGTCTCATCAGCTGGGTCGGGCAACAGCCTACGAATACGACAGCATGGATCGACTGATCTCGGTGACCGACGGTACGGGCGGGGTGAGCCAGTTTGCCTTTGATGATAACGGCAACAAGCTGGAGCATCTCGATGCCCTGGGCCATAAGACCACCTTCACTTATGACGCCAAGGATCGCTTAGTTTCCAAGACCGATCCGCTGGGTAATACCGAGACCTACACCTACGACCTCTTAGACAGGCGGAAAGTGGTGACCAACGCCAAGGGGGCGACAGCCTCGGCGGTTTATGATGCACTCGGCAATGTGATCCAGGCCACTGACTCCCTCGGCAACACGGTGCGTAGTGATTACGACGCCAACAGTAATAAGATCAAGACCATCGATGCCCTGGGTAACGAGACGGTTATGGCCTACGATGCTCTGAACCGGTTGGTCTCGACCACTGATGCCTTAGGCAACATCGCCACCTACACCTATGATGCCAACGGTAACCAGTTGTCTGTAACGGATGCCCTGACTAATACCACCTCATCAACCTATGATGTTCTAAACCGTTTACTGACCGTCACCGATCCGCTTAACAACGTCACCACTAATACTTATGATGAGTTGGGCCGACTGCTGACCGTTACCGATGCCCGGAACAATACCACCAGTTTTACCTATGACGAACTGGGCAGACTGGTGACTGTGACCGATGCTGAGAGCGGGGTCGTGACGGCCGCCTACGACGTCCTGGGCAACCGGATCTCGACGACAGACACTCGGAACAAGGTCACCACCTACGAATACGACAAGCTGAACCGTTTGGTTGCCGAAACCGATCCACTGAACAACCGCTCTGCCATGCTTTATGACAAACTCGGTAACCTGATCGTGTTGACTGACGGTAATGGTACAACTTCTTACGTCTATGATGCTAACAACCGCCTGACCCAGATCAACCATCCAGGTTTGGCGATCTCCACCTATACTTACGATGCGGTTGGCAACCGGTTGACCGCCACCGGTGGGGTGGGGACCACCACCTTTACCTATAACTCACTCGACCAGGTGACCTCGGTCGCCGATCCCTACGGGAAGACAGTAAGCTATACCTATAACCCCAACGGTAGCCGGACCTCGATCCGCTACCCCGGCAATCTGATCGTCTTCTACACCTATGATGAATTGAACCGGCTGGCTTCAGTAAGCGACTGGGGCGGGGTATCCACCACCTACAGCTACGATGTGGCTGGACGACTGGTCGGTAAAGCTATGGGCAATGGGGCCACGGTCGGCTTGAGCTATGATGATGCCGGGCGACTTTTGACCAAGGAAGATCGCGATCCGGCCACTGCTCTGATCGCCGGTTACACTTACACCATGGACGAGATTGGCAATAGAACGGCCGTTGATATGACCCAGCCGCTGGTGCCGCTGCTCGATAACTACAGCGATGCCTTCATCCACGATGACGGCAACCGGGTACTGACCGGTACTGGCGAGACCTATACCCACGACAATCAGGGTAATCGGACCAGCCGCGATGACGGTAATGTGGTCAGCCAATACGACTACAACTACGACGACCAATTGACTGGCGTGGTGCAGGGTTCGGATACCTTCAGCTACCAGTACAACAGCGACGGCCAGCGTCTGGCATCAATTAACAGCGGAATCGAGACACGTTACCTATTGGACGTGATCGGCGAGATGGAGTTCGTTTTGGCCGAGATGGACGAGAACAACGCGGTCAGCAAATATTACATCTACGGCGACGGTCTGCTCTACTCGATCGATGGAGCTACCGGTGAACGGCTCTATTACCATTACGATCCAATCGGTAGCACGGTGGCGATCACCGATGCCACGGCAACTGTGACCGACAAATATGCCTACCTTCCGTTCGGTGAGCTGAACCGCAGCGAGACAGTTCATGACAACCAGTTCACCTATGTAGGCAAGTTCGGAGTAATGCAGGAGCCGACCGGTCTCCAATTTATGAGAGCCAGGTTCTATGATCCTGAGACCAGAAGATTTATGAGTAAAGATCCGGTGAAGGGGGATATGGATGATGCACAAAGAATGAACTTATTTCAATATGGTCTTAACAATCCTCTCTTGAAGCTTGATCCGAATGGTGAAGATATTGTGATTTTACCTACAATAATGCTAGCAGCATTTGTGGTCTCATATTTTGGGCCATGGGTATACATCGCTGTAACAGGACAAGATGATGTTGGTAGACAACTAAGGCCTGGTGGGACAACTGATGCTGGTCTCCATTCTTATTCAATCCAAGAAGATATAGATATGCCACTAAAAGGGCCACCACAAGACGCTGAAGATAGCTTCCAGTTTGATTATTTAAATCAAGGCACTTCTGTCCCCGAGGGGGCAAAACAAGAGTTCTCTTTAGGTAACACAGGAAATGGACAGATGGTAAAACAAAGTAAAACTGTATGGGGACCTGCACCAAAGAACAGTTTTACGCCACCTAAAAGCCCAACCTTACAGGCTAAAGTTGAACCTTTAATAGATTCTCCACAAAATTCAGGGACTTTTAGTACTAAAAAATCTAGTTCACCGAAAAAATATCTCAGCGTAAAAAGCTACGCATCAGGCTATTTCCGCCGTGAGTTCGGCAAACTCCTTTCTCCAAATTTTGCCGACAGGCAGACCCGTTCAGCTATAGAAAGAAGTATTGACAACGAGATCATGAATCTCCAGACCAACCGCTACGGTTATCGGGACAAGGATGACCAGAAACGGATGAAAGAAAAGCGGGCCCGGGATGTGAGTCGTGCAAGTAAGAAGCTCTATGCTCAACTGACTTCGGCTCTGAGCAAGCACTCGGTGATTGTCAGAGATATTTCCTCCCTGCCGAAGTTCAGTTCCGGCGGGATGCGACAGGCCGGGGTTTATGGAAATTAAAGGAAGATAATAATAAAAGTTTTTCAGGTTTTAAGGATATGAATTGCATGCAACATTTAAGGAGTTGGGGATGAAGAAACTGATAGTACTGATCTCTCTGATCATGGCGTCTACGGTATCGGCCGAAAATGTGACCTATACCTACGACAACCTGAACCGGCTGACCTCAGCCACTTACTCTTCAGGTACGATCAATTATACCTATGACTCGAACGGCAACATGACCCAGGTTGTTACCGCATCCGGTTGCGTAGACCCATTATATCGTGATGCAGATGGAGATGGTTTTGGTGATTTGGCTATTACGATCACTACCTGCCCACAACCGGGTTATGTCCTCGACAGTACTGATTGTAATGATGATCCAACAACAGGCCCCTATGAGCATCCCGGTCAGACCTGGTATCCGGATGTGGATGGTGATGGATATTACAGCGGAGCAACAGATACAACTTCATGTACCCGGCCGGTTGATCATTTTGCCGCTGCCGAACTGGTGACAGTGGTCACTGCTGACAACTGTCCTTCAATAGCCAACCCAACTCAGGTCGACAGCGATGGAGACGGAGCAGGGGACGCCTGTGATGCATTTATGCTTAATGCGGCTTACAGCCAGGATACTGATGGTGATGGTATCGCTGACGAGTGGGAGACAGCAAACTTCTCCAACCTGACCACGGCGGACGGGGTTAGTGATACCGATGGAGACGGCTTGACCGATCTCCAGGAGTTCCAGGCCAGCCTTGATCCTAATGTCACGGTTCATCAGGGCTATGTCCCACAGGCCGAATATGACCAGGTGACAACGGATCAGGGATATCTCAAACTCGGGGACCACGATAAAACCGGTAATGTCGACGGCGTCGATTTGGACTGGTTCGCCGGTAATTACGGCAAGGTCGGGCTTGATGTGGATGATGACGGTGATACCTTCACAGAAGTGACCGGAGATTGTAACGACGGTGATCCAAACATCAAACCTGGAATAGCCGAGGTTTGTGCAGATGGCATCGACAACAACTGTGATGGCAATGTTGACGAGGGTTGCTAAGGAAGGAGTGATCAATGATCAATAGATTCTCGTATATATTTGCCACATTACTCGTCTTGATGTTTT
It encodes:
- a CDS encoding chitobiase/beta-hexosaminidase C-terminal domain-containing protein; the encoded protein is MVANVTTCGIIVDGGAAITSSISVNLGLICGDSTGCAEMSLSDNGVAWSSPELYATDKSWNLVANDGPRKVFVKYKNGNGDWSGACSDSIILDTTPPATTISPTGGTFMDPQSVAITASEESTIYYATDGSEPTIASNVYSGPVSVSADSTLKAFAVDMVGNTGNVVSQEYEICTGSNLSITGMVKDATTDEGMPLVTITLDSGHSTSTDINGNYSFTGLPRDYYLIEEATTASPGYVTYQERLKLCKTSVAHDIILTRDATVFGTNTNSGYSSDSVNTSTGNFVYGMADLAIPGRGMSFAFERTYNSQDGTDGPLGFGWTHNYNISLSIGGSGEVIVRWGDGRTEVWSPDGGGGFTPMYGVFSTLIDNGDSTFTLRQKDMIEYRFNIANQISEIVDEYGNTITFNYSGSELTSITDTVGRTISFTYDANSRITSILDPISRSVTFTYDANGGLVSSANLDGKITNYTFDANHQLLTVTDPMGNVVMTNVYDSARRVVSSQKDALGGMTLYTYDVATRTTKIVDALGNISYHNFDELLRLVKETDALGYVATYVYGTSGNLDSVTDKRGNTTSYIYDPSGNVLTKNEPLGRVTSATYDAKNNPLTKTDANNNVSTFTYDPVNGNLLTATDALTNTTTYTYDAYGQFETVTDALNNVTTYEYDQFGNQTAVIDTLTNRSEFTYDGVGRKLTESHQLGRATAYEYDSMDRLISVTDGTGGVSQFAFDDNGNKLEHLDALGHKTTFTYDAKDRLVSKTDPLGNTETYTYDLLDRRKVVTNAKGATASAVYDALGNVIQATDSLGNTVRSDYDANSNKIKTIDALGNETVMAYDALNRLVSTTDALGNIATYTYDANGNQLSVTDALTNTTSSTYDVLNRLLTVTDPLNNVTTNTYDELGRLLTVTDARNNTTSFTYDELGRLVTVTDAESGVVTAAYDVLGNRISTTDTRNKVTTYEYDKLNRLVAETDPLNNRSAMLYDKLGNLIVLTDGNGTTSYVYDANNRLTQINHPGLAISTYTYDAVGNRLTATGGVGTTTFTYNSLDQVTSVADPYGKTVSYTYNPNGSRTSIRYPGNLIVFYTYDELNRLASVSDWGGVSTTYSYDVAGRLVGKAMGNGATVGLSYDDAGRLLTKEDRDPATALIAGYTYTMDEIGNRTAVDMTQPLVPLLDNYSDAFIHDDGNRVLTGTGETYTHDNQGNRTSRDDGNVVSQYDYNYDDQLTGVVQGSDTFSYQYNSDGQRLASINSGIETRYLLDVIGEMEFVLAEMDENNAVSKYYIYGDGLLYSIDGATGERLYYHYDPIGSTVAITDATATVTDKYAYLPFGELNRSETVHDNQFTYVGKFGVMQEPTGLQFMRARFYDPETRRFMSKDPVKGDMDDAQRMNLFQYGLNNPLLKLDPNGEDIVILPTIMLAAFVVSYFGPWVYIAVTGQDDVGRQLRPGGTTDAGLHSYSIQEDIDMPLKGPPQDAEDSFQFDYLNQGTSVPEGAKQEFSLGNTGNGQMVKQSKTVWGPAPKNSFTPPKSPTLQAKVEPLIDSPQNSGTFSTKKSSSPKKYLSVKSYASGYFRREFGKLLSPNFADRQTRSAIERSIDNEIMNLQTNRYGYRDKDDQKRMKEKRARDVSRASKKLYAQLTSALSKHSVIVRDISSLPKFSSGGMRQAGVYGN